A single window of Gossypium arboreum isolate Shixiya-1 chromosome 13, ASM2569848v2, whole genome shotgun sequence DNA harbors:
- the LOC108461567 gene encoding protein BOLA4, chloroplastic/mitochondrial → MAKTLITTRPFFFSSIKASLFLKSFPLFCHSNNISFSSHPTLLPIKNHPDSSFFGSSKINKSTSNVEKKNRIVSRTSSGILGHRGFSIKATHVNDPGSIDSPLIQSMEKKIKEHLNAESVIVQDASGDGRHVCIDVVASAFDGQSVVNRQRMVYKAIWEELQNTVHAVDQMTTKTPSEAAGSQK, encoded by the exons ATGGCGAAGACTCTAATAACTACGCGCCCCTTCTTCTTTTCATCAATAAAAGCTAGTCTTTTCCTCAAATCCTTCCCTCTTTTTTGCCACTCCAACAACATATCCTTTTCCTCTCACCCCACACTTTTGCCAATTAAAAACCATCCAGATTCAAGCTTTTTTGGTTCTTCCAAGATTAATAAATCAACCAGCAATGTTGAAAAGAAGAACAGAATTGTTTCGAGAACCAGCTCTGGAATTTTGGGTCACCGCGGATTTTCGATAAAAGCTACTCACGTCAATGATCCTGGCTCTATTGACTCTCCTCTCATTCAATCTATGGAGAAAAAG ATCAAGGAACATTTGAATGCAGAATCAGTCATTGTACAAGATGCATCTGGAGATGGCCGGCATGTTTG CATTGATGTCGTTGCTTCAGCATTCGATGGACAGTCGGTTGTGAACAGGCAGAGGATGGTTTACAAAGCCATATGGGAAGAGCTACAAAACACAGTGCATGCAGTAGACCAGATGACCACCAAAACCCCCAGTGAAGCAGCAGGAAGTCAGAAGTGA
- the LOC108462694 gene encoding probable cellulose synthase A catalytic subunit 5 [UDP-forming], protein MQVSCGLVVGTHNSNELLVIRRHGDDSSPKTGEHLIGQTCNICGDEVGLATEGELFVACNECAFPICRVCYDYERKEGNQTCPRCKTRFKRLKGCRRVEGDEEEDEIDDLDNEFSFEGSSNEQHHFVVHRGPQLSLLSNGHKVLLPTCNRNHNITTDLTAYGYGSVAWKETWKQETGKLQLKNSYNGCNDVFPDDLDLPSRDEARQPLSRKFGIRSSQINPYRMIIIIRLVVVGVFFHYRVKHPVEDAYALWLVSVICETCFALQWILEQFPKWHPINRETYLDRLSLRYEEEGQPSQLAHIDLFVTTVDPLKESPLVTANTVLSILAVDYPADKLSCYVSDDGASLLTFEALFETSEFARKWVPFCNKFNVEPRAPEWYFSRKVDYFKDKILPSFVMERRAMKREYEEFKIRINTLVAKAQKAPKDGWIMQDGTPWPGNNTHHHPGMIQVFLGQGGRHDADGNELPRLVYVSREKGPSFNHHKKAEALNALVRVSAVLTNAPYLLNLDYNHYINNSKALKEAMCFMMDPLSGKRVCFVQFSQRFDDIDNHDQYANRNPILFYVNMKGLDGIQGPIYTGTGCVLRRVALYGYDAPKPKKPPTRTCNCWHKWCCGFLCLRRKKKQQLNKVPKTVIQTRHTKQGDEEALPLMSATMEAVEEGALEKMFGQSPVFIASTLVENGETFNGASLASRLRKAIHVIGCGYEDKTEWGKEVGWIYGSVTENILTGFKMHSHGWRSVHCFPARLAFKGFGSVNLEDHLQEVQRWALGSIEIFLSRHCPIWYGYGGGLKLLERIAYINVVVYPWTSIPLLAYCTLPAVCLFTGKFIIPELSSAGSLWLLSLFICIFATNILEMKWNGISINEWWRNEKLWVIGAVSAQLFAVFQGLLKIMTGINTNSSVTSKVEGDNGDFSQLWDLKWTTLLIPPTTLLIINIVGVIAGIAKAINNGYDSWGPFFGKFFFAFWVIVHLYPLLKGLTGRQSRAPTIVVVWSVLLASIFIFVWVRLDSFFPESDGPSLVECGLDCK, encoded by the exons ATGCAAGTGAGTTGTGGTTTAGTTGTTGGCACTCACAACTCCAACGAGCTTCTAGTTATTCGTCGCCATGGGGACGACTCTTCA CCAAAGACGGGGGAACATTTAATCGGCCAAACATGCAACATATGCGGAGATGAAGTTGGACTAGCAACTGAGGGAGAGTTGTTCGTGGCCTGCAATGAGTGTGCCTTCCCTATTTGTCGTGTTTGCTATGACTACGAGCGCAAGGAAGGGAACCAGACGTGCCCTCGGTGTAAAACCAGATTCAAACGTCTCAAAG GCTGTCGTAGAGTGGAaggagatgaagaagaagatgaaattGATGACTTAGACAATGAGTTCAGTTTCGAGGGATCCAGCAATGAGCAGCACCATTTTGTTGTTCATAGGGGGCCGCAACTTTCCCTTCTCAGTAATGGTCACAAGGTATTATTACCAACCTGTAATCGAAATCATAATATAACTACT GATTTAACAGCTTATGGCTATGGAAGTGTTGCTTGGAAGGAGACATGGAAACAAGAAACAGGAAAATTACAGCTGAAGAATTCGTATAATGGTTGCAATGATGTCTTTCCTGATGACCTTGATTTACCTTC AAGGGATGAAGCTAGGCAACCATTGTCAAGAAAGTTTGGAATCCGATCGAGCCAAATCAACCCATACCGGATGATCATCATAATTCGACTTGTAGTTGTTGGAGTTTTCTTCCACTATCGAGTGAAGCACCCAGTTGAGGATGCCTACGCTTTATGGCTCGTATCTGTCATCTGTGAAACATGCTTTGCACTTCAATGGATTCTTGAACAGTTCCCAAAATGGCATCCAATCAACAGGGAAACTTATCTTGATAGATTATCCCTGAG ATATGAGGAGGAGGGGCAACCTTCACAACTTGCTCATATTGACCTATTTGTAACCACAGTTGATCCATTAAAAGAATCACCTTTGGTGACTGCAAATACAGTTCTTTCCATACTTGCTGTGGATTACCCGGCTGATAAGCTCTCATGTTATGTTTCTGACGATGGTGCTTCCCTGCTAACATTTGAAGCATTGTTCGAAACATCTGAATTTGCAAGAAAATGGGTACCATTTTGCAACAAGTTTAACGTTGAACCGAGGGCACCCGAGTGGTATTTTTCTCGAAAGGTAGATTATTTCAAAGACAAGATTTTACCATCGTTTGTGATGGAAAGAAGAGCAATGAAG AGAGAGTATGAAGAGTTCAAAATTCGAATCAATACATTGGTTGCCAAGGCTCAAAAGGCTCCAAAAGATGGGTGGATCATGCAGGATGGAACTCCTTGGCCTGGGAACAATACTCATCATCATCCCGGAATGATTCAGGTTTTTCTTGGACAAGGGGGAAGACATGACGCAGATGGCAATGAATTGCCACGCTTGGTATATGTTTCTAGAGAAAAAGGACCTAGTTTTAATCACCATAAAAAGGCTGAAGCTTTGAATGCTTTG GTAAGAGTCTCTGCAGTGCTCACAAATGCACCGTATCTCTTAAATTTGGATTACAATCACTACATCAACAATAGCAAGGCTCTTAAAGAGGCAATGTGTTTCATGATGGATCCATTGTCAGGAAAAAGAGTATGTTTTGTTCAATTCTCCCAGCGGTTCGATGACATTGATAACCATGATCAATATGCCAATAGAAACcccatattattttat GTTAATATGAAAGGTTTGGATGGCATTCAAGGTCCTATATATACTGGTACTGGATGTGTATTGAGAAGAGTAGCACTTTATGGCTATGATGCTCCGAAACCAAAGAAGCCACCTACAAGAACATGCAACTGTTGGCATAAATGGTGTTGTGGATTTTTGTGCTTAAGAAGGAAGAAGAAGCAGCAGCTTAATAAGGTACCAAAGACCGTGATTCAAACAAGACATACTAAACAAGGTGATGAAGAAGCTTTACCACTCATGTCTGCTACTATGGAGGCCGTCGAAGAAGGGGCACTCGAAAAGATGTTTGGTCAGTCCCCTGTTTTTATCGCATCAACCTTGGTAGAAAATGGTGAAACATTCAATGGAGCTAGCCTTGCATCTCGGCTTAGAAAAGCCATCCATGTCATCGGTTGTGGCTATGAAGATAAAACCGAGTGGGGAAAAGAG GTTGGATGGATATATGGGTCGGTTACAGAGAATATATTAACAGGATTTAAAATGCATAGCCATGGGTGGCGATCTGTACATTGTTTTCCTGCTAGGCTTGCATTTAAGGGATTTGGTTCAGTCAACCTTGAGGATCATCTGCAAGAGGTTCAGCGATGGGCGCTTGGATCGATTGAAATATTCTTAAGTAGGCATTGCCCTATTTGGTATGGCTATGGAGGTGGTCTCAAGTTGTTGGAACGTATTGCGTACATAAATGTAGTCGTATATCCATGGACCTCTATTCCTCTTCTTGCATATTGTACACTTCCTGCTGTCTGCTTGTTCACAGGCAAATTCATCATTCCAGAG CTCAGCAGTGCTGGAAGCTTGTGGCTCTTGTCGCTTTTCATATGTATTTTCGCAACAAACATCCTGGAAATGAAATGGAATGGAATCAGCATTAACGAATGGTGGAGAAATGAAAAACTTTGGGTGATCGGAGCCGTTTCAGCTCAACTGTTTGCCGTATTCCAAGGGCTTTTGAAGATTATGACTGGTATTAACACTAACTCCAGTGTAACTTCAAAGGTAGAAGGCGACAATGGAGATTTCTCCCAACTGTGGGACTTAAAATGGACGACATTGCTCATCCCACCTACAACGTTGCTTATAATAAACATCGTAGGAGTTATTGCTGGTATCGCAAAGGCAATCAACAATGGGTATGATTCATGGGGACCATTTTTTGGGAAGTTTTTCTTTGCTTTCTGGGTCATTGTTCATCTTTATCCCTTGCTAAAGGGTTTGACAGGGCGACAAAGCAGGGCGCCTACCATTGTTGTTGTTTGGTCGGTTTTGTTAGCTTCGATTTTTATATTTGTGTGGGTTCGGTTGGATTCGTTCTTTCCCGAATCAGATGGTCCGTCTCTTGTGGAATGTGGGTTGGACTGTAAATGA